The following are encoded together in the Panicum virgatum strain AP13 chromosome 6K, P.virgatum_v5, whole genome shotgun sequence genome:
- the LOC120712301 gene encoding translation initiation factor IF-2-like: protein MDSGNSASLQSSSGGGGDEYDAACGGGPAAADSSSPLSALLRHHHPDFGGGTASLIYGLEELGAPPLSHWCPATAPLPQAVAGAPASPPCHGGPAASAPAADHAAAATAAAQPAQQARGSRKRARASRRAPTTVLTTDTSNFRAMVQEFTGIPAPPFAGASPAARARLDHLFPSRSSSALPQYLIRPFAHGKLHAQTPPASSPAPACAAIAAFTAAHAGATAVASGDDSYSQQLTAAAPPALLGMQGHGICGSNSYLSFQGAVGAQLDDGGGANKYPLFDDRGSVAPSSAPRPQDPAGFLGLARSSIASSEGARPHLHPRNGGRGDELSGLVGGCKETYSSAPPPPLERNGRISPASGVSTAATTTPVAAAMRTQGADSWVCGTSE from the coding sequence ATGGACTCCGGCAACAGCGCCAGTCTGCAGtcgtccagcggcggcggcggcgacgagtacgacgcggcgtgcggcgggggACCCGCAgccgccgactcctcctcgccgctctccgcgctgctccgccaccaccacccggacttcggcggcggcacggcgtcgcTGATCTACGGCCTCGAGGAgctcggcgcgccgccgctgtcgcacTGGTGCCCGGCGACGGCGCCCCTCCCGCAAGCCGTCGCTGGCgccccggcctcgccgccgtgccatgGCGGTCCGGCAGCCTCCGCGCCTGCGGCCGACcacgcggccgcggcgacggcggcggcccagcCGGCCCAGCAGGCGCGGGGGTCGAGGAAGCGAGCCCGCGCGTCGCGCCGCGCTCCGACGACGGTGCTCACCACCGACACCTCCAACTTCCGCGCCATGGTGCAGGAGTTCACCGGCATCCCCGCCCCGCCCTTCGCCGGCGCgtcgcccgccgcgcgcgcccgcctcGACCACCTCTTCccctcccgctcctcctccgcgctcCCGCAGTACCTCATCCGCCCCTTCGCACACGGCAAGCTACACGCCCAAACGCCCCCcgcgtcctcgccggcgccggcctgcGCCGCCATTGCGGCTTTCACCGCCGCCCATGCAGGCGCCACGGCCGTGGCGTCCGGCGACGACAGCTACAGCCAGCAGCTCACagcagccgcgccgcccgctctTCTTGGGATGCAAGGTCACGGCATCTGCGGCAGCAACAGCTACCTCTCCTTCCAGGGCGCCGTCGGCGCGCAgctcgacgacggcggcggcgccaacaAGTACCCCTTGTTCGACGACCGCGGCAGCGTAGCGCCGTCGTCCGCCCCGAGGCCGCAGGACCCGGCGGGCTTCCTGGGCCTCGCGCGCAGCAGCATCGCGAGCTCCGAGGGGGCGCGCCCGCACCTGCACCCGCGAAACGGTGGCCGCGGCGACGAGCTGTCCGGCCTGGTCGGCGGCTGCAAGGAGACCTACTcctcggcgccgcctccgccgctggagCGCAATGGGCGGATCTCGCCGGCCAGCGGCGTCTCcacagcagcgacgacgacgccggtggcggcggccatgcgaactCAAGGCGCGGACTCGTGGGTGTGCGGTACATCAGAGTAG